The following proteins are co-located in the Candida dubliniensis CD36 chromosome 3, complete sequence genome:
- a CDS encoding retrotransposon tca4 polyprotein, putative (transposable element), with amino-acid sequence MLLHCIKYLKGTLDLGLQYTKGKTKDYGEDFVIYGFADASFAPPGDRKSISGYAIYVNGNLVYWGTKKQRCITESSMSSEIIALGECTHRIMTVRNVVKALGLRHRKVIIFEDNQPCIKVANNRKISHSRRSVDICIKYIRELVLQKGELGISYINTADNVSDILTKTTGMQVFHKLRPWLMTDANLSSLHEKLMINYIGRNNPEQHFLQLCQSINLEPLE; translated from the coding sequence ATGTTATTACACTGTATTAAATACCTCAAAGGTACTTTGGATTTAGGATTGCAATATACTAAAGGGAAAACTAAAGATTATGGTGAAGATTTTGTCATTTATGGTTTTGCTGATGCTTCATTTGCTCCACCTGGTGATAGAAAATCCATATCTGGTTATGCCATCTATGTCAATGGAAACTTGGTGTATTGGGGCACCAAGAAACAAAGATGTATTACCGAAAGTTCAATGTCCAGTGAGATAATTGCTCTTGGTGAATGTACACACCGAATAATGACCGTTCGAAATGTTGTGAAAGCATTAGGTCTTAGACATAGAAAGGTTATAATTTTCGAAGACAATCAGCCGTGTATAAAGGTTGCAAACAACAGGAAAATAAGTCACAGCCGTAGATCTGTTGACATCTGCATAAAATATATTAGGGAACTAGTACTCCAAAAAGGTGAACTTGGTATCTCATATATCAACACTGCTGACAATGTTTCCGATATTCTTACCAAAACTACTGGGATGCAAGTTTTTCACAAGTTAAGGCCATGGCTTATGACTGATGCTAATTTACTGCTGCTtcatgaaaaattgatgataaattatattggaAGAAACAATCCGGAACAACACTTTCTCCAATTGtgtcaatcaatcaaccTCGAACCTTTGGAATAA